Proteins encoded in a region of the Paenibacillus wynnii genome:
- the purE gene encoding 5-(carboxyamino)imidazole ribonucleotide mutase — translation MSVQVGVIMGSKSDWETMEHACKVLEELGLSYEKKVVSAHRTPDLMFRYAEEAAGRGLRVIIAGAGGAAHLPGMVAAKTMLPVIGVPVQSKALNGLDSLLSIVQMPGGIPVATVAIGRAGAINAGLLAAQIIGAFDPEVQSRVQQRRDATRDEVLESSNSL, via the coding sequence ATGTCTGTGCAAGTGGGTGTCATCATGGGCAGTAAATCCGATTGGGAAACAATGGAGCATGCCTGTAAGGTGCTTGAGGAGTTGGGACTTTCCTATGAGAAAAAGGTAGTATCCGCACACCGTACTCCAGATTTGATGTTCCGCTATGCGGAGGAAGCGGCAGGCCGCGGTCTTCGGGTGATTATCGCCGGAGCAGGCGGAGCGGCGCATCTTCCGGGAATGGTGGCAGCGAAGACGATGCTGCCTGTAATAGGAGTGCCTGTACAGTCAAAGGCATTGAACGGTTTGGATTCGCTGCTCTCGATCGTGCAGATGCCAGGTGGAATTCCGGTGGCAACCGTAGCGATCGGCCGTGCGGGGGCTATCAATGCCGGCTTGCTGGCTGCTCAGATCATCGGGGCCTTTGATCCGGAAGTTCAGAGCCGAGTACAACAGCGGCGTGATGCGACCCGTGACGAAGTACTGGAAAGCAGCAACAGTCTATGA
- a CDS encoding DUF1294 domain-containing protein, with amino-acid sequence MVNVVMSWFVVINIIGYVVMSEDKNKARKRRQRVPEKTLFLLAGMGGALGVLIAMYRKRHKTQHTSFRIGVPLLLLLNVLLYSYFLR; translated from the coding sequence ATGGTCAATGTTGTCATGTCGTGGTTCGTGGTTATCAACATTATAGGTTATGTGGTCATGTCCGAGGATAAGAACAAGGCCCGTAAAAGGCGGCAGCGCGTCCCTGAGAAAACGCTGTTTTTGCTGGCAGGGATGGGCGGGGCGTTAGGTGTGTTAATTGCCATGTACCGCAAGCGCCATAAGACGCAACATACATCCTTTAGGATCGGAGTTCCTTTGCTGCTTCTGCTGAATGTCCTGCTCTATAGTTATTTTTTAAGATGA
- a CDS encoding universal stress protein encodes MLFSKILLAYDGSKAANKALERAIELAKVTPDSVLHVVHAFDFPRFFIGEALAPLPASVNKDYYDLAVQTTEEVKSRLEAEGLNAVVELLQGSPAEIILRYAKQQDVDVIVIGSRGLGGIREFVLGSVSHNVVQSARIPVLVVK; translated from the coding sequence ATGTTATTCTCTAAAATTCTACTCGCCTACGATGGTTCTAAGGCTGCCAATAAGGCATTGGAGCGCGCAATAGAACTGGCAAAGGTAACTCCTGATTCCGTACTTCATGTCGTACACGCATTTGATTTCCCGAGATTTTTCATTGGGGAAGCTCTCGCGCCTCTACCGGCTTCCGTGAACAAAGATTATTATGATCTGGCAGTGCAGACAACTGAGGAAGTGAAGAGCCGACTGGAAGCTGAAGGGCTGAATGCGGTGGTTGAGCTTTTACAGGGTTCACCTGCAGAAATCATTTTGAGATATGCCAAACAACAAGATGTGGATGTAATTGTAATCGGCAGTCGTGGTTTGGGAGGAATTCGTGAGTTTGTTCTGGGCAGCGTTAGTCATAACGTAGTGCAGAGCGCCCGTATCCCGGTGCTGGTTGTTAAATAA
- a CDS encoding acyl-ACP thioesterase domain-containing protein, whose amino-acid sequence MAANYRISDDKGEEVVTARSVWALVDIDKRKILRPTALPIQVEPYSGDSVGDIPNKVTIPTNVPMEEVFQYPVKYSGLDNNGHLNNARYGDICCDVLSISEWEFAELQHFRITYLQEAKYGDEISILRSPVTSEGVFIRGQSDENEKVFFEACLDFKAI is encoded by the coding sequence GTGGCAGCGAATTATAGAATATCTGATGATAAGGGTGAAGAAGTTGTAACTGCTCGTTCAGTGTGGGCACTCGTGGATATTGATAAACGCAAAATTCTTCGTCCCACTGCACTTCCTATTCAAGTGGAACCCTACTCTGGTGATTCCGTAGGAGATATCCCGAATAAAGTGACAATCCCTACGAACGTTCCTATGGAGGAAGTTTTTCAATATCCGGTGAAATACAGTGGGCTTGATAATAATGGTCATTTGAACAATGCTCGTTATGGTGATATATGCTGTGATGTACTTTCTATATCCGAATGGGAGTTTGCTGAACTCCAACATTTCCGAATAACTTATTTGCAGGAGGCCAAGTACGGAGATGAAATTAGTATTTTACGTTCACCGGTAACTAGTGAAGGAGTGTTTATTCGCGGTCAGAGTGATGAAAATGAAAAAGTGTTTTTTGAGGCTTGTCTAGATTTTAAAGCGATCTAA
- a CDS encoding DNA topoisomerase III, producing the protein MKVLVLAEKPSVAREIARVMGCRDKQKSYFEGPIYVVTWALGHLVGLAEPEDYNHKFATWAMEDLPILPETMKLKVLRETGQQYKAVQYLMKRQDIEELIVATDAAREGELLARWIMNMAGWKKPFRRLWISSQTDKAIVEGFAALKPGKDFERLYQSARCRAEADWMIGLNVTRALTCKFGAPLSAGRVQTPTLGMIMDREGEITGFRSQDFDTITVDFGHFQAGWRGSNGDGRIFEKEKTLSLSHKLTEGNGRITKVQKSEKIEPHPLAYDLTELQRDANRKFGFSAKQTSSVLQRLYEQHKLVTYPRTDSRYLTSDMTGTLKERLDSVAVGPYAALARPLLRRPLPITKRIVDDSKVSDHHAIIPTEQTLILNGLSNEERKLYDLIVRRFISLFYPPARYDAVAVTVNVVGESLYVKGTTVKDAGWREVYGGDLSNEEDDENSADEPAANSVKLPELQEGDAVTIRRCMVRAGRTQPPKRYNEASLLTQMEKHGLGTPATRADIIEKLVSSDTIERQGTLLHPTGKGKQLIGLVAAQLRTPDLTARWEADLEKIARGQGSPESFLQGIRSMAQELVSGVKISEVEYQPHNVSSSHCPECGTRLLEKKSKRGKMLICPADNCGYTRAGEKRLSNRRCPQCHKKMELKEGKAGLFVQCLGCGITETMDKDHKHINKREQQKLVQQYSKPESIGSNLGDLLKAALEGKKDNT; encoded by the coding sequence ATGAAAGTATTGGTATTGGCGGAGAAGCCATCCGTTGCGCGGGAAATAGCTCGGGTAATGGGATGTAGGGATAAACAAAAAAGTTATTTTGAAGGTCCGATATATGTAGTTACTTGGGCCTTAGGCCATCTGGTGGGACTTGCGGAGCCTGAGGATTATAATCATAAATTTGCGACGTGGGCTATGGAAGACCTGCCTATTCTCCCGGAAACAATGAAGCTGAAGGTGCTGCGTGAGACCGGTCAACAGTACAAGGCGGTACAGTATCTTATGAAAAGGCAGGATATCGAGGAACTGATTGTGGCAACGGATGCTGCGCGGGAAGGTGAATTGCTTGCGCGTTGGATTATGAATATGGCGGGATGGAAAAAACCGTTCCGGCGGCTGTGGATATCCTCGCAAACGGATAAGGCTATTGTGGAAGGTTTCGCAGCGCTAAAACCGGGAAAAGATTTCGAACGTTTATATCAATCTGCCCGCTGCCGTGCAGAAGCCGATTGGATGATCGGGCTTAACGTAACGCGGGCTCTTACTTGCAAGTTCGGTGCTCCCCTCTCAGCAGGTCGGGTACAGACACCGACACTCGGGATGATCATGGACCGTGAAGGAGAAATTACGGGCTTCCGTTCACAGGATTTTGATACAATTACTGTAGACTTCGGGCATTTTCAAGCCGGGTGGCGGGGAAGTAACGGAGACGGGCGTATTTTTGAGAAAGAGAAAACACTGAGCTTAAGTCATAAGCTCACCGAAGGAAATGGACGTATAACGAAGGTGCAAAAAAGTGAAAAGATCGAGCCGCATCCGCTCGCCTATGATCTGACAGAGCTTCAGCGTGATGCCAACAGGAAGTTTGGCTTCTCGGCCAAGCAGACCTCCAGTGTACTTCAGCGTCTGTATGAGCAGCACAAACTGGTTACATATCCGCGTACCGACAGCCGCTATCTGACTTCTGATATGACAGGTACACTTAAGGAACGGCTGGATAGTGTGGCGGTAGGACCTTATGCTGCTCTGGCACGTCCTTTGCTGCGTAGACCGTTACCCATCACGAAGCGGATTGTGGATGACAGCAAGGTAAGTGATCACCATGCGATAATTCCTACGGAGCAGACGCTGATTTTGAATGGGCTAAGCAATGAGGAGCGTAAGCTGTACGATTTGATTGTGCGGCGTTTTATAAGTCTGTTTTATCCGCCGGCCCGTTATGATGCAGTAGCCGTGACTGTTAATGTGGTAGGCGAGAGCTTATACGTAAAAGGAACTACGGTAAAAGATGCAGGCTGGCGTGAGGTATACGGCGGAGATTTAAGTAATGAAGAGGATGACGAGAATTCGGCTGATGAACCTGCAGCCAACAGTGTGAAGCTGCCGGAGTTGCAAGAGGGAGACGCAGTTACCATAAGACGCTGTATGGTTCGTGCGGGACGAACGCAGCCGCCGAAGCGTTACAATGAAGCTTCGCTGCTGACACAAATGGAGAAGCATGGTCTGGGAACTCCGGCAACCCGTGCGGATATTATTGAGAAGCTGGTAAGCTCCGATACGATTGAACGTCAAGGGACTCTGCTGCATCCAACAGGAAAAGGGAAGCAACTGATCGGTCTGGTAGCGGCGCAGCTACGTACACCCGATTTAACGGCGCGTTGGGAAGCTGATCTGGAGAAAATCGCCCGCGGTCAAGGGAGCCCAGAGTCATTTTTGCAAGGTATCCGCAGTATGGCTCAGGAGCTCGTCTCCGGTGTCAAAATCAGCGAAGTAGAATATCAACCGCATAATGTCTCCAGCAGTCATTGCCCTGAATGTGGCACACGTCTGCTGGAGAAGAAGAGCAAACGAGGCAAGATGTTAATATGCCCTGCCGATAATTGCGGCTATACCCGTGCAGGTGAAAAACGGTTGTCGAACCGGCGGTGCCCGCAGTGCCATAAGAAAATGGAGCTGAAAGAAGGTAAAGCAGGCTTGTTTGTGCAATGCCTTGGCTGTGGAATTACAGAGACCATGGACAAAGATCATAAGCATATCAACAAGCGGGAGCAACAGAAGCTGGTTCAGCAATATAGCAAACCGGAGAGCATCGGCTCGAACCTTGGAGACCTACTGAAGGCTGCACTGGAAGGTAAAAAAGATAATACTTAA
- a CDS encoding MFS transporter, whose translation MITGRVTKVVGQIQTGQSKALETSKRIGSSRFYFLGIVFLFWFSSYIYVPVLSPYVEHLGASYVMVGMVLGVYGLMQILFRLPIGIGSDYMNRRRPFIFLGLIASGASCLLFMWGVQPGWALAARAVSGIAASAWVVYSVMFAGYFPKEEAGRAMGMLQFTTVIAQLTSMMISGYMVEHWGWNAPFLIGGLVAFVALLLALRLPEQRPEKRESAVKLKDLTGVMKEPLLVRVSLLSVLAHCVLFITMFGYTPNQALNIGASKESLGWLTLAFMVPHAVATLYGSRFFGKRLGDRGTLMLGYAGSALFTLLIPSMPTLGALCATQIGNGFMQGLIFPLLLGKSVSGIAPYKRATAMGFYQAVYAIGMSGGPFVAGWISSVYGLTGGFWLGAVAAAFAAVLSWVWMKDVS comes from the coding sequence ATGATAACGGGGCGGGTGACAAAAGTGGTGGGTCAAATACAAACGGGTCAGTCGAAGGCTCTAGAGACCTCAAAGAGGATAGGGAGCAGCCGGTTTTATTTTTTAGGTATCGTTTTTTTATTCTGGTTCTCTTCCTATATCTACGTTCCCGTGCTTTCTCCCTACGTGGAGCACTTGGGTGCCTCCTATGTTATGGTGGGGATGGTCCTTGGTGTATATGGACTAATGCAGATTTTATTTCGTTTACCTATTGGCATCGGCTCAGATTATATGAATCGGCGGAGGCCGTTTATTTTTCTCGGTCTGATCGCTAGCGGAGCAAGCTGTCTTCTATTTATGTGGGGAGTACAGCCGGGATGGGCGTTGGCCGCTCGTGCTGTATCCGGTATTGCTGCCTCTGCCTGGGTCGTGTATTCTGTGATGTTCGCGGGGTATTTTCCGAAAGAGGAAGCTGGCCGGGCAATGGGGATGCTGCAGTTTACTACTGTAATTGCCCAACTAACGAGTATGATGATCAGCGGATATATGGTAGAGCACTGGGGTTGGAATGCACCTTTTTTAATTGGAGGGCTTGTAGCCTTCGTTGCACTTCTGCTTGCTTTACGACTGCCAGAACAGAGACCGGAGAAAAGGGAAAGTGCGGTTAAACTCAAGGATCTCACGGGTGTTATGAAAGAACCTCTGCTGGTCCGTGTATCGTTGTTATCTGTGCTGGCACACTGTGTTCTGTTTATTACGATGTTTGGTTATACCCCTAATCAGGCACTCAATATCGGCGCGAGTAAAGAAAGTCTGGGCTGGTTGACGTTGGCATTTATGGTCCCGCATGCGGTGGCGACACTTTATGGTTCGCGTTTTTTCGGAAAACGGTTGGGGGATAGGGGCACTTTGATGTTGGGTTATGCGGGGAGTGCGTTGTTCACTCTGCTTATTCCATCGATGCCGACCCTTGGTGCATTATGTGCGACACAGATCGGGAATGGATTTATGCAGGGACTTATTTTTCCGCTGTTGCTGGGTAAGTCGGTGTCTGGTATTGCTCCATATAAGCGTGCAACAGCGATGGGCTTTTATCAGGCGGTATATGCGATAGGCATGTCGGGAGGACCGTTTGTGGCAGGGTGGATAAGCTCTGTGTATGGTTTGACTGGAGGCTTTTGGCTAGGTGCGGTTGCGGCGGCGTTTGCTGCGGTATTGTCATGGGTATGGATGAAGGACGTGTCATGA